One segment of Longimicrobium sp. DNA contains the following:
- a CDS encoding M1 family aminopeptidase, with product MTLHYNLHIPPLHQARSPRVLARVLSLWAALGIAGCVHGGRADEPPAAPGELVAARSDRVPPYDVERYDASLRVFPGERSIAGEVEILLRTRDPAVRRITLEARGLRITQVLAAGSPAEYVHEGPELHVAVPAAAGRGAFPVRITYDGRPERGMVFGPGRVHTAFNTGSWMVSNPWPGDKAALRLEVTLPSELQAVSGGRLLRRDELAGGLHRYVWEQASPMSSYLFGFAAARFAESRAEGHPVALGYYGVGFTPAELDRVFQATGPALAFFTRAAGAPYPGSRYLQVLMPGAGAQELVEMSIMDTAYGRAVLRDSTEDHLVAHELAHAWWGNALTAGDWTDFWLNEGITTFMVAAYKERRWGRDAYEREIILARGRYERALQAGRRAVRHAGWTVPSDAGGPITYSGGALFMHLLRSELGDDAFWRGFRDYTRAGLATGVVRTEDLQRAMERHGGRSLGALFAAWLDSPDPPPVVARHEVGDGRVRVFLRSDAAVTVVVAVESGGTRTRRRVKAGPREQAVDFAIPGEVTSVRVDEDFALPRRPVHPRSVPMLVHQLAREPDAPGRAEALAALSGQCAPASVDPECAEAVPAVQRAARDDPAPAVRQLAARWLAERPGGR from the coding sequence GTGACCTTGCATTACAACCTTCACATACCACCGCTCCACCAGGCGCGCAGTCCTCGGGTGCTCGCCCGCGTGCTCTCGCTGTGGGCAGCCCTCGGCATCGCTGGATGCGTTCACGGCGGGAGGGCCGACGAGCCGCCCGCGGCGCCCGGTGAACTGGTCGCGGCGCGGTCGGACCGGGTACCTCCGTACGACGTGGAGCGATACGATGCCTCGCTCCGGGTGTTTCCAGGCGAGCGCTCGATTGCCGGAGAGGTGGAGATCCTGCTGCGGACACGCGATCCCGCTGTCCGCAGGATCACGCTCGAGGCGCGAGGCCTCCGGATCACACAGGTGCTGGCGGCCGGCTCGCCGGCGGAGTACGTCCACGAAGGACCAGAGCTGCACGTGGCCGTTCCGGCTGCCGCGGGCCGGGGGGCTTTCCCCGTGCGGATCACCTACGATGGCCGGCCGGAGCGGGGGATGGTGTTCGGACCGGGACGCGTACACACCGCGTTCAATACGGGATCATGGATGGTTTCCAATCCGTGGCCGGGAGACAAGGCGGCGCTCCGCCTGGAGGTGACCCTGCCGTCCGAACTCCAGGCCGTGTCCGGCGGCCGGCTGCTCCGGCGTGACGAGCTGGCGGGCGGGCTGCACCGCTACGTGTGGGAGCAGGCATCGCCCATGAGCAGCTACCTCTTCGGGTTCGCCGCCGCCCGGTTCGCGGAAAGCCGTGCGGAGGGGCACCCGGTGGCGCTGGGCTACTACGGCGTGGGATTCACTCCGGCGGAGCTGGACCGGGTGTTCCAGGCGACGGGCCCGGCCCTGGCGTTCTTCACCCGGGCCGCCGGCGCCCCTTATCCCGGCAGCCGCTACCTGCAGGTGCTGATGCCCGGCGCGGGCGCCCAGGAACTGGTGGAGATGTCCATCATGGACACCGCCTACGGCCGCGCGGTGCTCCGGGATTCCACGGAGGACCACCTCGTTGCGCACGAGCTTGCCCACGCCTGGTGGGGCAACGCGCTGACGGCCGGAGACTGGACGGATTTCTGGCTCAACGAGGGGATCACCACCTTCATGGTGGCCGCGTACAAGGAACGCAGGTGGGGGCGAGACGCGTACGAGCGGGAGATCATCCTGGCCCGCGGCCGGTACGAGCGGGCACTGCAGGCCGGCCGCCGTGCCGTGCGCCACGCCGGGTGGACGGTGCCCTCCGACGCAGGCGGCCCCATCACCTACAGCGGCGGCGCCCTGTTCATGCACCTGCTGCGGTCGGAACTGGGCGACGACGCGTTCTGGCGCGGGTTCCGCGACTACACGCGGGCGGGGCTCGCGACGGGAGTGGTGCGGACCGAAGACCTTCAGCGCGCCATGGAGCGCCACGGCGGCCGCAGCCTCGGCGCCCTTTTCGCGGCCTGGCTGGACTCGCCCGACCCGCCACCGGTCGTAGCGCGGCACGAGGTGGGGGATGGCCGCGTTCGCGTCTTTCTGCGGAGCGATGCGGCCGTCACGGTCGTCGTGGCGGTGGAGTCGGGCGGCACCCGCACGCGTCGGCGGGTGAAGGCCGGCCCGCGCGAGCAGGCCGTGGACTTCGCGATCCCGGGCGAAGTGACCTCGGTGCGGGTGGACGAGGACTTCGCGCTGCCACGGCGGCCCGTTCACCCTCGGTCGGTGCCGATGCTGGTGCACCAGCTGGCCCGCGAGCCCGACGCACCCGGCCGCGCCGAAGCGTTGGCGGCGCTCTCCGGTCAATGCGCGCCAGCGAGCGTGGACCCGGAATGCGCCGAGGCCGTTCCCGCGGTTCAGCGCGCCGCGCGTGACGACCCGGCGCCCGCGGTGCGGCAGCTCGCCGCACGGTGGCTCGCGGAACGCCCGGGGGGGCGGTAG
- a CDS encoding response regulator, whose amino-acid sequence MLRRKPRGAELEAYAQDIVDTVREPLLILDAMLRVRSANRAFYQTFRVSEEETEDRLIYELGNGQWDIPDLRGLLDDVMKTSSVFNDFELEHTFPTIGRRVMLLNARKLRAGSHAELVVLAMEDVTERRSAEADLKAIETYARDIVDTVREPLLILDPELRVHSANGAFYHTFEVSPEETENRLIYQLGNGQWDIPDLRTLLDEVMATSSVFNDFELEHTFPTIGRRVMLLNARKLRASSHAELVVLAMEDVTERRRAEADLQAIETYAQDIVDTVRKPLLILDPDLRVHSANRAFYQTFEVSADETETRLIYELGNGQWDIPALRTLLEDIIPASSVFNDFELEHDFPDIGRRVMLLNARRLQAGHHGELLVLGLEDVTERRRAEEEVGMAREAAETANRTKSLFLANMSHELRTPLNAILGYSEMLFEEAEERELTEFAADLQKIGTAGKHLLALINDILDLSKIEAGKMELFLEDFEVGALIEEVSSTIQPLVQANSNTLNLAIAPGLGFMHADQVKVRQGMFNLLSNAVKFTQSGTITVDARRERMDGREWIVCRVTDTGIGMTSEQIVKLFQDFTQADASTTRKFGGTGLGLALTRRYSQMMGGDVTVSSEPGVGSVFTIKLPALVIGADPGPVAAPALGSVDGAGPAILDSLPADASCVLVIDDDAVQRDLMQQFLGKEGYRVLVASDGEEGLRLAREMQPAAITLDVMMPGMDGWSVLTALKSEPALRHIPVVMLTMVDDPNRGFSLGAAEFATKPVDRRRLSRLLKKYTCTDGPCAVLVVDNDEATRALMRGMLQAEGWKVTEAANGREALVVMEEARPRLILLDLMMPEMDGFEFTEEVRSRPEWRGVPIVVVTSHDLSNGERQRLNGYVQTIVQKVGDEPQGLLHRVRDLLGDNGAQRPMITRKEERRAVPA is encoded by the coding sequence ATGCTGAGACGGAAGCCACGTGGGGCGGAGCTGGAGGCGTACGCGCAGGACATCGTCGACACGGTGCGGGAGCCGCTGCTGATCCTGGACGCCATGCTGCGGGTGCGGAGCGCCAACCGGGCCTTCTACCAGACGTTCCGCGTCTCGGAAGAGGAGACGGAGGACCGGCTGATCTACGAGCTGGGCAACGGCCAGTGGGACATCCCCGACCTGCGCGGGCTACTGGACGACGTGATGAAGACCAGCTCGGTGTTCAACGACTTCGAGCTGGAGCACACCTTTCCCACCATCGGCCGGCGGGTGATGCTGCTGAACGCGCGCAAGCTGCGCGCCGGAAGCCACGCCGAGCTGGTGGTGCTCGCCATGGAAGACGTCACGGAGCGCCGCAGCGCCGAGGCCGACCTGAAGGCCATCGAAACCTATGCCCGCGACATCGTCGACACGGTGCGCGAGCCGCTGCTGATTCTGGATCCCGAGCTTCGCGTGCACAGCGCCAACGGGGCCTTCTACCACACCTTCGAGGTGTCGCCGGAGGAAACCGAGAACCGGCTGATCTACCAGTTGGGCAACGGCCAGTGGGACATCCCCGACCTGCGCACCCTGCTCGACGAGGTGATGGCCACCAGTTCGGTGTTCAACGACTTCGAGCTGGAGCACACCTTTCCCACCATCGGCCGGCGGGTGATGCTGCTGAACGCCCGCAAGCTGCGCGCGTCGAGCCACGCCGAGCTGGTGGTGCTGGCCATGGAGGACGTCACCGAGCGCCGCCGGGCGGAGGCCGACCTGCAGGCCATCGAGACGTACGCCCAGGACATCGTCGACACGGTGCGCAAGCCGCTGCTGATTTTGGACCCCGACCTGCGTGTGCACAGCGCCAACCGCGCCTTCTACCAGACCTTCGAGGTGTCGGCCGACGAGACCGAGACGCGGCTGATCTACGAGCTGGGCAACGGCCAGTGGGACATCCCCGCGCTGCGCACCCTGCTGGAAGACATCATCCCCGCCAGCTCCGTCTTCAACGACTTCGAGCTGGAGCACGACTTTCCCGACATCGGGCGCCGGGTGATGCTGCTGAACGCGCGCCGGCTGCAGGCGGGGCACCACGGCGAGCTCCTCGTGCTGGGGCTGGAAGACGTCACCGAGCGTCGGCGCGCCGAGGAAGAGGTGGGGATGGCGCGCGAGGCGGCCGAGACGGCCAACCGCACCAAGAGCCTGTTCCTGGCCAACATGAGCCACGAGCTGCGCACCCCGCTGAACGCCATCCTGGGCTACTCGGAGATGCTTTTCGAAGAGGCCGAGGAGCGCGAATTGACGGAGTTCGCCGCCGACCTGCAGAAGATCGGCACGGCGGGCAAGCACCTGCTGGCGCTGATCAACGACATCCTGGACCTGTCCAAGATCGAGGCGGGCAAGATGGAGCTGTTCCTGGAAGACTTCGAGGTGGGCGCGCTCATCGAAGAGGTGTCTTCCACCATCCAGCCGCTGGTGCAGGCCAACTCGAACACGCTGAACCTGGCCATCGCCCCGGGGCTGGGCTTCATGCACGCCGACCAGGTGAAGGTGAGGCAGGGGATGTTCAACCTGCTTTCCAACGCGGTGAAGTTCACCCAGTCGGGCACCATCACCGTCGACGCCCGGCGCGAGCGGATGGATGGGCGCGAGTGGATCGTCTGCCGGGTGACGGACACGGGGATCGGCATGACGTCGGAGCAGATCGTGAAGCTGTTCCAGGACTTCACCCAGGCCGACGCCAGCACCACGCGCAAGTTCGGCGGCACGGGGCTGGGGCTGGCGCTCACCCGGCGCTACAGCCAGATGATGGGCGGCGACGTCACCGTCAGCAGCGAGCCCGGCGTGGGAAGCGTGTTCACCATCAAGCTTCCCGCCCTGGTCATCGGCGCCGACCCCGGCCCGGTGGCCGCGCCCGCGCTGGGCTCGGTGGACGGCGCCGGGCCGGCCATCCTGGATTCGCTCCCCGCCGACGCCAGCTGCGTGCTGGTGATCGACGACGACGCGGTGCAGCGCGACCTGATGCAGCAGTTCCTGGGCAAGGAAGGCTACCGCGTTTTGGTGGCCAGCGATGGCGAGGAGGGACTGCGGCTGGCCCGCGAGATGCAGCCGGCGGCCATCACCCTGGACGTGATGATGCCCGGGATGGACGGCTGGAGCGTGCTCACCGCGCTGAAGTCCGAGCCGGCGCTGCGCCACATCCCCGTGGTGATGCTGACCATGGTCGACGACCCCAACCGGGGCTTTTCGCTGGGCGCCGCCGAGTTCGCCACCAAGCCGGTGGACCGCCGGCGGCTTTCGCGCCTGCTGAAGAAGTACACCTGCACCGATGGCCCCTGCGCCGTGCTGGTGGTGGACAACGACGAGGCCACCCGCGCCCTGATGAGGGGCATGCTACAGGCGGAGGGGTGGAAGGTGACGGAGGCGGCCAACGGGCGCGAGGCGCTGGTGGTGATGGAAGAGGCGCGTCCCCGGCTGATCCTGCTGGACCTGATGATGCCGGAGATGGACGGCTTCGAGTTCACCGAAGAGGTGCGCAGCCGCCCGGAGTGGCGCGGGGTTCCCATCGTGGTCGTGACGTCGCACGACCTGAGCAACGGCGAGCGGCAGCGGCTGAACGGCTACGTGCAGACCATCGTCCAGAAGGTGGGCGACGAGCCCCAGGGGCTGCTGCACCGCGTTCGCGACCTGCTGGGCGACAACGGCGCCCAGCGCCCCATGATCACGAGAAAGGAAGAGCGGCGCGCGGTTCCCGCGTGA
- a CDS encoding response regulator yields the protein MTKILLVEDNEMNRDMLSRRLERKGYLVVLAVDGESGVEMARTQGPDLVLMDMSLPVMDGWEATRRLKADAATRGIPVIALTAHAMSSDRGKAMEAGCDDYDTKPVELPRLLGKIEALLGRAGALAPSGAEPRA from the coding sequence ATGACCAAGATCCTCCTGGTGGAAGACAACGAGATGAACCGCGACATGCTGTCGCGGCGGCTGGAGCGCAAGGGCTACCTCGTGGTGCTGGCGGTGGACGGGGAAAGCGGGGTGGAGATGGCCCGCACCCAAGGCCCCGACCTGGTGCTGATGGACATGAGCCTTCCCGTGATGGACGGCTGGGAGGCCACCCGCCGGCTGAAGGCCGATGCAGCCACGCGCGGGATTCCCGTGATCGCCCTGACCGCCCACGCCATGTCCAGCGACCGCGGCAAGGCCATGGAGGCCGGCTGCGACGACTACGACACCAAGCCGGTGGAGCTGCCGCGGCTGCTGGGGAAGATCGAGGCGCTGCTGGGCAGGGCGGGCGCGCTGGCGCCTTCGGGAGCGGAGCCGCGGGCGTGA
- a CDS encoding sensor histidine kinase, whose protein sequence is MTAPARRADDAPRHALPPGLIHDLRTPLGQIIGYAELLVERAEDGEGKSLAPDLQKVKAAGYRMLRLIEDNFFGVRPAAPVAEADPAAESTEPIEAKKTAEPGSGAVRVPLARFILDNTESILAEWEAFARTCTPASGGMDIVALRDHAAEMLKVIAADLGTEQGGDEQSEKSKGNAPAAEASAATAAEEHGADRAGSGFTIEQMVSEYRALRASVIRLWTKAHGELTPADVDDLTRFNEAVDQSLAESVSRYTEELDNSKEMFLAILGHDLRTPLGVVFTSARFMLDTGELAEPHLTLMGRIASSSTRMVHMVGDLLDFTRSRLGGGIPIVRGDVSMGKVVHEVVDELAALHPERPIEVHARGEERGEWDAARIAQVLGNLVGNALEHGSEGTPVTVTVGGRDEEITVAVHNRGPAIPPEQLKNIFHPMKPRESTSSAASGPSGSLGLGLYIAERIVHAHAGTIEVASDAGGTTFTVHLPRTG, encoded by the coding sequence GTGACGGCCCCCGCCCGCCGCGCCGACGACGCGCCCCGGCACGCGCTGCCGCCCGGGCTGATCCACGACCTGCGCACGCCGCTGGGCCAGATCATCGGCTACGCCGAGCTGCTGGTGGAGCGCGCGGAGGATGGCGAGGGGAAGAGCCTGGCGCCCGACCTTCAGAAGGTGAAGGCGGCGGGCTACCGCATGCTGCGGCTGATCGAGGACAACTTCTTCGGGGTCCGCCCGGCCGCGCCCGTCGCCGAAGCCGATCCCGCCGCCGAGTCCACGGAGCCCATCGAGGCCAAAAAAACCGCCGAGCCAGGTTCCGGCGCGGTGCGCGTGCCGCTGGCGCGGTTCATCCTCGACAACACCGAGTCCATCCTGGCCGAGTGGGAGGCGTTCGCACGCACGTGCACGCCGGCCAGCGGCGGGATGGACATCGTGGCGCTGCGCGACCACGCCGCCGAGATGCTGAAGGTGATCGCCGCCGACCTGGGCACGGAGCAGGGCGGGGACGAGCAGTCGGAAAAGTCCAAGGGGAATGCGCCCGCGGCCGAGGCCTCGGCGGCCACCGCGGCCGAGGAGCACGGCGCCGACCGGGCCGGGAGCGGGTTCACCATCGAGCAGATGGTTTCCGAGTACCGCGCACTGCGCGCCAGCGTCATCCGGCTGTGGACCAAGGCCCACGGCGAGCTCACCCCCGCCGACGTGGACGACCTCACGCGGTTCAACGAGGCGGTGGACCAGTCGCTGGCGGAGTCAGTCTCGCGCTACACCGAGGAGCTCGACAACTCCAAGGAGATGTTCCTGGCCATCCTGGGGCACGACCTGCGCACGCCGCTGGGGGTGGTGTTCACCTCCGCCCGCTTCATGCTCGACACGGGCGAGCTCGCCGAGCCCCACCTGACGCTCATGGGGCGCATCGCCAGCAGCTCCACCCGCATGGTGCACATGGTGGGCGACCTGCTGGACTTTACGCGGAGCCGGCTGGGCGGGGGAATTCCCATCGTCCGCGGCGACGTGAGCATGGGCAAGGTGGTGCACGAAGTGGTGGACGAGCTTGCCGCGCTTCACCCGGAGCGGCCCATCGAGGTGCACGCACGCGGCGAGGAGCGGGGCGAGTGGGACGCGGCGCGGATCGCCCAGGTGCTGGGCAACCTGGTGGGCAACGCGCTGGAGCACGGCTCCGAGGGCACGCCCGTCACCGTCACCGTAGGCGGGCGGGACGAGGAGATCACCGTGGCGGTGCACAACCGCGGGCCCGCCATCCCCCCCGAGCAGCTGAAGAACATCTTTCACCCCATGAAGCCGCGCGAATCCACGTCCAGCGCCGCCAGCGGCCCGTCCGGCAGCCTGGGGCTGGGGCTGTACATCGCCGAGCGCATCGTGCACGCCCACGCGGGGACCATCGAGGTGGCTTCGGACGCGGGCGGCACCACGTTCACCGTGCACCTTCCCCGCACCGGCTGA
- a CDS encoding TetR/AcrR family transcriptional regulator, with amino-acid sequence MPGKRASEDVRREQILRAAFEVAVRDGIGGLTIRAVAAEAELSHALVLFHFQRKERLVHELLDWLIATTPVFRVPLEVADLPHAMDRLDAVLRQEMERLAREPRHTRLFLEFWAMGARDDAIRVRISAELERYRRAFHAIMEALLRAEPAAFPGATADGLAAMAVSWIHGCAVQAMIDPEHFDTGEYLAAVRGIVGQRG; translated from the coding sequence ATGCCGGGGAAGCGGGCTTCGGAAGACGTGCGGCGCGAGCAGATCCTGCGGGCGGCGTTCGAGGTGGCGGTGCGCGACGGCATCGGCGGGCTGACCATCCGGGCGGTGGCGGCCGAGGCGGAGCTCAGCCACGCGCTGGTGCTCTTTCACTTTCAGCGCAAGGAGCGGCTGGTTCACGAGCTGCTCGACTGGCTGATCGCCACCACGCCGGTGTTTCGCGTTCCGCTGGAGGTGGCCGACCTTCCCCACGCCATGGACCGGCTGGACGCGGTGCTGCGGCAGGAGATGGAGCGGCTTGCGCGCGAGCCCCGGCACACGCGGCTGTTCCTGGAGTTCTGGGCGATGGGCGCGCGCGACGACGCCATCCGGGTGCGCATCAGCGCCGAGCTGGAGCGCTACCGGCGGGCGTTCCACGCCATCATGGAGGCGCTGCTGCGGGCGGAGCCGGCGGCGTTCCCGGGTGCTACCGCCGACGGGCTGGCGGCGATGGCGGTGAGCTGGATTCACGGGTGCGCCGTGCAGGCCATGATCGACCCGGAGCACTTCGACACCGGCGAGTACCTGGCGGCCGTGCGCGGGATCGTGGGCCAGCGGGGGTGA